A single region of the Candidatus Goldiibacteriota bacterium genome encodes:
- a CDS encoding peptidyl-prolyl cis-trans isomerase — translation MKPQRNKKIFSAGLLITALLSFILSGSVFKEAPDVLARVDKKKITKQDLLKKTALYGITLSSHEQAESFLNGMVNDMLILNMAKKDKIKIKREELYEETENFVPGFSEKDIKKVLKKGGISYGYWLKDIKEKLIIRKEIEHVLKDKLEITDRELKDYYWTNILEFRQSRRVKARQIVTGSLEKAQEVLLKINNKQPFEELAKNYSITSEAHEGGDLGFIKQGEVPSFMNKLFTMKKGGISYIIKSPYGYHIFKCEDIREAVTPGYDEVREDVKKKFREIKKDAAFSVWMKELRQNSDIKMYLEHLNMAVEEVLHAEN, via the coding sequence TTGAAGCCCCAAAGAAATAAAAAGATTTTTTCGGCAGGGCTGTTAATAACAGCCCTGCTGTCTTTTATACTTTCGGGGTCGGTTTTTAAGGAAGCCCCGGATGTTCTGGCAAGGGTTGACAAGAAGAAGATTACAAAACAGGACCTTTTAAAAAAGACCGCCCTTTATGGTATAACTTTATCTTCGCATGAACAGGCCGAAAGTTTTTTAAACGGGATGGTAAATGATATGCTTATCCTGAATATGGCCAAAAAAGATAAAATAAAAATCAAAAGGGAAGAACTTTATGAAGAAACAGAAAACTTTGTACCCGGTTTTTCGGAAAAGGATATTAAGAAAGTCCTTAAAAAGGGCGGCATAAGCTACGGTTACTGGTTAAAAGATATCAAAGAAAAACTTATAATAAGAAAAGAGATAGAGCACGTCTTAAAGGACAAGCTTGAAATAACTGACAGGGAACTTAAAGATTACTACTGGACCAATATTCTGGAATTCAGGCAGTCAAGAAGGGTAAAGGCAAGGCAGATAGTCACCGGTTCCCTTGAAAAGGCGCAGGAAGTACTTTTAAAAATAAACAATAAACAGCCCTTTGAAGAACTTGCGAAAAACTATTCAATAACTTCGGAAGCGCACGAGGGCGGCGATCTTGGATTTATAAAACAGGGCGAAGTGCCTTCTTTCATGAATAAGCTTTTCACCATGAAAAAAGGCGGGATAAGTTACATTATAAAATCGCCGTACGGTTACCATATATTTAAGTGCGAAGATATAAGGGAGGCGGTAACGCCCGGTTACGATGAAGTGCGGGAAGACGTGAAAAAAAAGTTCCGCGAAATAAAAAAAGACGCGGCTTTTTCGGTATGGATGAAAGAATTAAGGCAGAATTCGGATATAAAAATGTATCTGGAACATTTAAATATGGCCGTAGAGGAGGTTTTACATGCAGAAAATTAA